The DNA region GATGTTGAGAGAGCTGTCCGTCCGGAAGCTAGATTTGGAGCAAAgaggaaaaggacaaggaacgtctttttctgacagcaggtatgtttcacgtgggggccatgctccaaatcttgtgacaggggattccgctatcccatcgaggacatgctaagattgtagcagtatgggttagggaagctcactgacaagtctttactggagtatgggctatggacacgtgtacacctcggaaggcgtacactcacttcttcgctgccctatataaaggcccttatttttcgccggaggtacgttttCGAGGAGTTctggagccactttttctctcttgagcttcgcctgacttaagtgtcggagggtcgccgccgggaaccccttcccggcccgacttctgtgcaggttcgccggagctgtgttaccagtcgaagatccacgtcgacagccggagagcgccccgtgcccagcgtccgttggttcagcattcggacaggattaaACATCAATGTCGTCAATAAAGTACAAATTAAGAAATTTCATAAGATACTCAAATCCAATGACTCTCTATGTCCTATAAAGGGATATCAAGATATGAGTTTGGTGAAGGAGTTAGTTACCATGTCGTGTCAAAATATACTTGATTGTCACTTCACCTTTTTCGATGATGTCTTTCACAAAATGATATCGATGTCTATGTGTTTGGTTCTACTATGAAACTTAAAGTCTCAAATGTAAGCAATAGCAGcctgattatcacaataaattatcaCTGATCTCCCACTATCCGCTACAATCCCTACGATATCTAATAATCTTCAGAGACAAACACTTTCTTAAACTATTATATGGAGTAAGCCACAAACTCAACCTCTATTATAGATAGAGCATCGCGGGTTTGTTTCTTACTACTTCATAAGATGTAGGGctgtaatcgagtcgagccgaactcgagctcatgccagctcgagctcgagctcaagcTCGAGAAAACTGcataggctcgagctcggctcaagctTGATCGAGCTTGTGAgtttgagctcgagctcgagctcgagtcaAGCTCAAGTCGAGCTCGAGCCGGCTCGAGCTTGActtggaaaaataaattaaaaacctGTCCCAATGGAGATTTGAACCGTAGACCTCAAATACACCAAATGATATGCTCTAGCCACAAACTCCTCCTTAacttattctttattttaaaagtactaataattttaattactaaaatattaaatttgtaggaccgttagattcgatatatctaggggggtgaatatcgattagaaattttagagtataaacgcagcggtaACGTAAAATAGATACAGtgtttttttttacttcgttcggagcctgtgacgactcctactcgaaggcccgtactccgtgagtactttcgttgggcaattcactagcagttcgaaataatgattacaaaaaccagtacaatgaatgctaatgaaaatgaaaagcaaataccaacaataaagacaagaaaggagcgtagtgtcggagctttgttagcgtcgcagaagtgcagagcagtggaagacttttcttttcgttgttgtactgaagctctcctctgacccttcttttatatgaggctcggggcgccctggctttacagagctccacgtggcgacgcgcgatcaggatgaaatttccctcccgggcgctcggatcccttccgggcgcccggaccctgttttcccgcagaatccgtcctgcaagacaaacgttagtccggaggcaaatttaccctgcaacacagattgttagcaaaagcaaagtgagtatgaattagcaaaagtagtatgacttagattccgtctttccgagaccggaatctagtcacgatctcgacttagatatccgaaatggatctaagccggatcgacgcctaatgttcccttcccgggaacgcgtcctcgcagtcactcccctccagtgacttaccttacttacctgccagacgtccggtcagcccttcgacccgtctggacttctcgccagctatccggtcagcccgtcgacctagctggacttctcgccaaccgtccggtcagcccgtcgacccgcttgactTCGCCACCATCCGGCCACCTCGACCTAGCCGACTTCGCTAAGCGTCCGGTCACCTGCCGACCCGCTTGACTTCGCCACCATCCGGCCACCTGCGACCTAGccgacttcgtgccagacatccggtcagcccgtcgacctgtctggacttctcctgcacactcgatcaaagtgtcagacaaaaacaaactaacttaacctgatttgtcattcatcaaaacctgggttaaatcgttagtgctaaccgcaccaacaaaattAACCTGGCTCGATAAGGCTAGACGAGCCTTCGAGCCAGTGTTAaataagctcgagctcggctcgaatgTTAAACGAGCCGGCTCGAGCTCGGTCAAATTCGAGCTCGAGTTGAGCTTTAACCGAGCCGCTCACGAGCGGCTCAACTCATTTGCACCCCTAATAAGATGGCCCCGCCATTAAGCAAGAAACTAAAACCCGATGTTGATTTTCGCTTGTCCAGATTATCTCCCCAATTAGCGCTCAAGCAACACACAAGGCGCAAATTGCCTCCTCCATAACACAAGGATAAGTTTATAGTTACTTTAAGTTATCGAAAAATCTTTTCACTGCTCTCTAGTGACCCCTCCTAAAATTTGCCTAATATTTGCTTATCAGATTACTACATATCATATGTCCGATCAAGTACACATTATTACATACATAAGACTTCTAATTGCACTAGAGTAAGACACTGTACTCATTTCCCTTACCTCTTCCTGAGTGATAGGACATTTCCAAGCTTAGGGCTTCACCTTTAGTGATCAGAGTATCTATGGGATTATATTCACTCATCCCAAAAGTGCTCAAGAATTTTCATAATGTAAGTCTGTTGTGAAAGAGCCAATATTTTTCTCGAGTGATCCCTCTGGATCTATCTGTACTAAGAGGATAAATTCAGCTTCACCCATATATCTTTAATGTTAAAACTGGTTGACAATcatattttaattgttattaaatacTCAATATAATTCTCAGCCAATAGTGTGTCATCCACACACAATGATAGAATCATAGAGTTGTCTGACCATATTAGATAGACACGATGATCCTCCTTGACCATCGTAAAATCGTAAGATCACACCTCCTCATGAAATCTTAGGTATCACTACCGGAATAGCTATTTCAGGTCATATATTAACTTCTGAAGTCGATTGATCTTATCTTCCTGGCCTACTAGAATAAACTGAATGGATTGTTCCACGTAGAGCTCCTCATCCAAATTTCTATTAAGGAAAGTAGTTTTAACGTCCATATGATGTAGACAAATCAATGTAAACTTGACTACTGGGGAGAAAGTCTCCTCGTAGTCAATTCCCTTTATTTGTGTGTAACCCTTGACTACCAAACATGATTTATACTTCTTGATCGATCCATCGGTCTTCCATTTGATTTTGAGAACTCACTTGTTCCCAATGTCCTTTCTATCCTTAGGTAAGTCAACTAGGTCCTTGACCTTGTTGACTTCCATTGATTCCATTTCTTCCTACTTGGCCTTTAACTATTGGTCCTTTGCTAAACCCTCGAGAGCCTCTCTGAATGTCCTTGGTTCTCCGTTATCCTCTGGGAGTTAAAATGAGAATCTCATCTTCAATCGGAAAATGACAATGAGGTACCTTTTCTCGATAACTCCTACTAGGAGAGAGAGTCACCACACCTGAAGATGGACCACTCCCACTAGAACCAAAATCCTTGATACGACCTATCCTGCTCCTGGGTTCAGCTGAGCCACCAAACTCATCCATCTCGTAGAAAGTGAAGTCTCGATTGATTTCACCTCTCTTAGGGGAATCCTTCTCAAGAAACTTGGCATCATGAGATTTAATCTCAGTGGCAGTCCCGTATGTGTGCAAGGAACATATGCCCCTTAGAGTGGTCAGAGTACCTGATGAAAATACACTTCTTTTCTCACGGGCCTAACTTGTCATATTTGTCATAAGCATACACGCACAACCCCATGGTTTTAATTTGCTAAGGTTAGGTTGCCTTCCTTTCCAAAGTTCGTATGAGGTGCTTGTTGGTCCCGATAGTGACCGACTAGAGGGGGAGAATAGCCTTGCAATAAAAAACAAATCTTCCTCGAACTTTTATAGCGTAAttaaatctaacacttgcataaacgaaattaagaaattaaataaataaaaagacgcACAATCGATTTACTTAATTACAATCGGGAAGATTGTTAATCAAAAAAAGTTAAAAGCGTACTAAATCTCTCTTTCAGGCGAAGAAACCTCTTTACAACAATTTGCACACTCAATTATAGAACAGAACTCAAGAAGATTCAATTACAAATGTTGTGTTCTATTTCCTAGGTACAGGAGTCATTTTATAGCTCCCTGAAAATCTTATcctgccttccatagggctggaaggcacctccagcaaaGCACCagtagataaaaatttatccacTGCCAACGACAAAATCTGCCTGGTTGAAAGAGTATTCCACAGAAGGCGCGGAAAATTTCTAACTATTTTAAAAagataagaattaattaaaaaatatttaattaatttttaacaaaaaattaaggCATTTGTAACATAAAATTAAGGCTCACTAGAGGGGCGCCCTATGGTGGATCGGTAAGCCGGTTGTGATGCTAATCGAGTGATCGTGACCTAAAAAAGTAAATGAATGCATGTCGAATGAGGAGTTGGATTTGACGGCACGAAATCGAATGTGACCTGGACCCGGAAGGCAACATGTAGGCCAGGACCCAACAGCGACACTCAGGCCAGGATATGAGATCAACACGCAGGCTGGGATATGAGATCGGCACATAGACCGGGATATGAGATTAACAAGCAGGCCGGGATACAATAACGGCACGAAGGTCGAAACAAAACGACGACTCTACGGCCAGAACACAATAGTGACACAAAGGTTTGAGATAACGACACGTAGGCCTGAAGGTCGGAACGCAATCACGACACCCCGGCCAAAGGCATACAACGACGAGGAATCTACATCGGATAAGCGTCGGATTCTCAAAGATAGCGACAGCTAGCCATGGTGTGGAGGTGGCAGCAACTATGGCACGAAGGCCATGGCTGTGGTGGGCAACAACGACACCCTCAGCATGGAGTGGGTCGTGGCCTCGTGGGTGACCGGCGGCAGCTAGGAGGCGACTGTCGGTGTGGAGAGGAGGCGTCAACAAAGGTGGGGTTAGTGGCGTGCATGAGGGAAAAGGGAGCTGCTACCCGCATGACAGGAGATAGCGACGAGACGCGTCCTCGTCGTCGTATGCGATGGCAGCCGCTAGATGCAGCGACGGTTCGCCAAAGAGAGGCAGAGAGGAGAGGGGCGATTCAGTCATGGAGATGGCAGGCATTGACGACGAATGGCAGCAGAGGCGGCGTTCGCGAGGGTGAGGCGGTCTTCCTCAACATGAGGCGACAGCATATCAcgagagagagaagaggagaggcgACATCGGTGTCATTGGGATGGAGAAGGAAGAGGGGAGTCGACAGCTGAGGGAATGAGAAGCATCGATGTCAGCATGAACGCATGGCAACGAGGGGAATGAGGCGTTGGAGGTCTGTAGGTGTGAGGGAAGCAAGTATGTGTGTTGCCGACGCCAGGGGAGGCAATGAGGCGGCTGAGGCGTGCTTTCCCAATGGTGGCAGCGGAAGAGAACAAAGAAGCTGGCCTCTCTCCGATGCTTCTTCCGACGGTGAAAACCCTAAAGGAAGAAGACGACCCTCTCCCTCTGAAAGCGGAAAAAACCCCAAGTCCCCCCTCAAGAGTGCTTCCTCCCCTCTCTTAAAGCCCTAAACAATGGAATGACAAAAATGCCCTCCCTCCTCCCCTTAATTCTTCTTGGATCCCTAAGATATATCCACATCACCGTCCATGGCCGTCATTTGTCAGTGTCCCAATGCAGCCATCGATGATTTCCGACCATGAAAGCCAATTGTTAACCATCCGAAGCGGTTGTCGAGGCTTGCAATGCGCAGAAATCGTGATACgtgatttttgttttttgttgcaaCAATCTCTGCCGTGACAAACACGATTGTTGAGCATCAGCCTCCCGACGCAGTCACCGGGTCTCGCCGACCACATACGTCGATTGCCCGCCTCCTCACGAGGTCGTCGATGCCCACGATTTGCACTTCTACAACGATAATTTCTACCACAACAAACACTGTTCATCGACCCACAACTCGACACCGACACACGACGCAATATGCGTCCACTCCCATTTCAAAATCCATCGTAGAACCCTTAGTCAAGGACATCGTTGAGCTCAACGGCAAAGAACCATTCCTAGTTGGTGAGATTAGTAACGACACCATCAACTCCAATGATCTTCCATTTCATTGAACCTAGTTCTGATATTAAtgtcaaatttattttggcaTATCAAAAGCATATAatacattacaaatttaaaaaaaaaaaaaatcttaatatacCTCAATCATAAACTCCTtaaactatgaactcatagtcgGGATAATAGTCACGATTATCAAACTATAATTCGATTATCTTCCTTAGCGTATAATATGTCTTGGCCATTACCAACAGACCATAACATTACAAACTAACCAAAATCTCCAGTGAATTCATTTCGTTTCGTTACATCTCTATGAAACCCTTCATTTACTGTTAAATGAGAAATCAAGAGAGTCCATCAAATAATTGAAGGTTCTAAAACGAAAAAGAATCCCGAACACGTGGGAGTTGGCAGTTGGTCCAACCCAACTGCTCCCCGCTTCCATTCCATTTATGTACACGATAAACGACGAGCGCCGAGTCGGAACTCGGAGGCGAGTTACGACTCGACCGAGTTCTCCCGCACTAGCTCACGAAGCGCCCGCTCCGACTCGATGCCATCCGCCCGGGCGACGAACGGGTGCCCCAGAAGATCCGCTACCGACCACCGCTTCCCGCTCTCCTTCTGCAGGCAGCACTCGATGAATTCCCGGAACTCGCCCGAGGCGGCACCCTCCGCTACCGTCCCGATCGCCCCTCCTAAGCAGATCGCCACCATCAGCGCCGCCCAGTCAGGCTGCGCCCCCTCCGGTAGCAGCGGAAAATGACCGCGGTGCAGTTCCAGCACCGCCAGCCCGAGGCTCCACACGTCAGCCGCGTACGGGTCGTAGTCCCCGCCGTGCGACGCCGGATCGAACCGCTCCGGGCTCATGTAGGCGCAGGTGCCCACGTAGGAGTCGCAGGGGTCGAGCGACCGCCGCAGCACCTTGCCAACCCCGAAATCGGCGATCTTGACCACGCCGACGGAGTTGATGAGGAGATTGGCGGGTTTGATGTCGCGGTGCACGATCTGGCGGGAGTGGAGTTCCGCGAGGCCTAGGAGGGCCTGGCGTGCGATGGAGGCGAGCGCGGACTCCGGAAAGGGGCGGCTCCCTCGTCGGCGGAGCAGGGCGTCGAGGGATCCGCCGTCCATGTGCTCGAGGAGGAAAGAAACATCACCGGATGGGG from Zingiber officinale cultivar Zhangliang chromosome 4B, Zo_v1.1, whole genome shotgun sequence includes:
- the LOC121976915 gene encoding mitogen-activated protein kinase kinase 9-like; its protein translation is MAAVGNRRLPQLHLTLELPETAAAVDCGVRFALPPLPAAAAALCSSSSSSSLAPSTELRVSDFEKIRVLGHGNGGTVHRVRHRRSAAVYALKVVRADPLLRRQAYREIDILRRASDCNHVVRLHSVITTPSGDVSFLLEHMDGGSLDALLRRRGSRPFPESALASIARQALLGLAELHSRQIVHRDIKPANLLINSVGVVKIADFGVGKVLRRSLDPCDSYVGTCAYMSPERFDPASHGGDYDPYAADVWSLGLAVLELHRGHFPLLPEGAQPDWAALMVAICLGGAIGTVAEGAASGEFREFIECCLQKESGKRWSVADLLGHPFVARADGIESERALRELVRENSVES